From the genome of Pseudomonas helvetica:
TCAAGTGTGGAGTGTATTGACGGCTCATTATGCCAACCTGGTTATCACGAAAAAGGCGGCGAATACCGATGAGTTAGAGCGCATGTTGATCGAGTTCCCACTGATGCTGGCGCGGGTGAAAAAGAACGACAGTGTTCACATGAATGATTATTGCCCGCCGGTGTATCGTTTTAATGTTGATCCGTTGGTGATGAGAGTGGCACCGCCCAGTTATGAGTTTCCGGAAGATGAAGCAACCCGTAAACAATTGGAACGTCATGGTCATTCCGTGAGTTTCTTTTGCGATGTGGTGAATATCGCGCTGTTGCGGATAGAACACTCGTGGCCCGCCTGTCGCGAGCAGTTTAGAAAACTGGTCAAGTCCATATGTTATTTGCCCGATGGTTCATTTCGAAGCTGCTCGGCTTCGCGCTTCACCGGGATCATCCTCATCTCGAACCGGGATGATTCGATTCTCGACCTGGAAGAGTCGCTGGTGCATGAGGCCACTCATCAGTTGCTCTACAACATTGTCGAAGTGTGCCCGGTCGTCAGGGATGAGACCTCGCGGGAGGCATTGTTCACCTTGCCGTGGTCGGGGCAGAAGCGTGACCTCTATGGTTATTTTCATGCGTTTTTCGTGTACGTCGCGTTGGTCAAATACCTGGAGCGGGTTCGTTCGCGCTCGTCCCATGAACTGCAGCGGGCACAAAAACGCCTGGTGTTCATCCTGCAAGGCTTGATCAAGGCGTTACCGGATTTCGAAGCGTGCGCGGATTTCACCCCTCAGGGCCGCCAACTGCTGGAAAACCTGATCAAAGAAGTCAGGGCGCTGGAAACTCAACACGCCGCGTTGTTGGCGATATCGGGCGCTGCGGCGGGGGCTAAACGCATGCTGGGCCTGACCGGTTGACGCCAGGGAGGCGGACATGGCGATGTTTGATGCTTCGCAATTTCCGGAGGCCGGCGTCGGGCTGGAATACCATTTGCCACGGCACACGCCTCAGGATGAGTTATCGGAGGAGGGGCTCGACCCGACCGTCGAACGGATTCTCGCCGAGGGCTTGCCACATTTTGATTACGTCGAGTTTCAGCCGACGCACTGCATTCTGGAACCGCGTCTGCTTGAGCTCGGTGCGCAAGTACCGAGCTTGCTGCATTCTTCCAGTTTGTCCTTGGGCAGTGTGGGCATCGCGATGGACCGCGAGTTTCTGAAAATGACTCGGCGGCTGTGCGAGAAGACCCGCTCGCCCTGGCTGGCCGAGCATATTTCCTGGTCGCGGTTTCACGGAGGCGACACTCAGCATTTCATTCTGCCGACCCTGGCCCAAGAGGTGGCTGACACGGTGGTGGCCAACGCCATTGAATTGCGTGACCTCACGGCAACGCTGCTGGTACTGGAAAACGCGCCGCGGTTGTTTTCGTTGCAGGATACACAAGAACAATCTGAAAGCGCGTTCATCTCTCGGGTGGTGGAACGCAGTGGCTCGGGATTTCTGCTGGACCTCGACAGCGCAATCGCGACCGCCAGAACCCTGGGTTACGACCTGAACACCTACTTGCGTTCGTTGCCGCTGGACCGGCTGATTGAAATTCATACCGGCCATCCGCAGCGGGATTGGGACATCTTGCGTCATTTGTTTGATTCATCGCCGGTGAAAGCGATCACCCTTGAGTGGGATATTTCCCGCAAAACCGATGATGCAGAATTGTTGACGTTGATCACGGCCATCAAGTCCCTTCAGCCCAAAGCCCTGTTCTGGCAGGGTTTTGCCCGGCCAGATCCGCAAACGCAACTCGAGCAGGGGGCGCAAACCCTGTTGAAACTCAGGGAAAGCACCTGGCTCAGCGTCGGCTCGGCATCGTTTTTTATCCGCGATCGGCAGTGCGACCTGAGTCTGGAATTCGGTGTGATGTTTCTGCCGTTGCTGCGCCACTTCCTGACGCCCCAGACATTGGGCAGTGCCTTGTTGCTGCCGGGTGTTTTGCAGAGTCCCGAGCAGGACGACAACCTGGCGTTTCTGCGGCAGCTGATCAGCCAGGGTGTCCTGCAACCGGTCGAGACGCCATCTGACACTGGTGCTTGCGTTGAGCGTAGCCATCCGGCCAGCCTTTGG
Proteins encoded in this window:
- a CDS encoding HEXXH motif-containing putative peptide modification protein produces the protein MEIGNSGLRELSDDELFQGTTFLPDTDPSRFDVLLERVSRNRYTSFVALYTELFQLFPNAPQLAEFFEQAFNLIVPPTREQRVIINDPVFQVWSVLTAHYANLVITKKAANTDELERMLIEFPLMLARVKKNDSVHMNDYCPPVYRFNVDPLVMRVAPPSYEFPEDEATRKQLERHGHSVSFFCDVVNIALLRIEHSWPACREQFRKLVKSICYLPDGSFRSCSASRFTGIILISNRDDSILDLEESLVHEATHQLLYNIVEVCPVVRDETSREALFTLPWSGQKRDLYGYFHAFFVYVALVKYLERVRSRSSHELQRAQKRLVFILQGLIKALPDFEACADFTPQGRQLLENLIKEVRALETQHAALLAISGAAAGAKRMLGLTG
- a CDS encoding DUF692 family multinuclear iron-containing protein; this encodes MAMFDASQFPEAGVGLEYHLPRHTPQDELSEEGLDPTVERILAEGLPHFDYVEFQPTHCILEPRLLELGAQVPSLLHSSSLSLGSVGIAMDREFLKMTRRLCEKTRSPWLAEHISWSRFHGGDTQHFILPTLAQEVADTVVANAIELRDLTATLLVLENAPRLFSLQDTQEQSESAFISRVVERSGSGFLLDLDSAIATARTLGYDLNTYLRSLPLDRLIEIHTGHPQRDWDILRHLFDSSPVKAITLEWDISRKTDDAELLTLITAIKSLQPKALFWQGFARPDPQTQLEQGAQTLLKLRESTWLSVGSASFFIRDRQCDLSLEFGVMFLPLLRHFLTPQTLGSALLLPGVLQSPEQDDNLAFLRQLISQGVLQPVETPSDTGACVERSHPASLWAHWDAALEFYLSTRTGSHTPYISVSDLEAQLEQKALARRQPSAFKDYFSHPFVALENPLLAPSSVIAQSTLLDSLCERRTSRTFSDQPLSALQLSLLLYYTWGATVMEQNRMGDYFLKKTSPAGGSLQGTEVYAVLMNVQGFERGLYHYSVRRHGLELLSREDPRVWISDACGEQPWIKDAAAVFVSTARVERMAWKYEFSRALRVALMDAGHLSQTFSLVATALGLGCFTTAALRDEVFENRLGLHYLEEPVFLVNGVGG